A genomic segment from Euleptes europaea isolate rEulEur1 chromosome 17, rEulEur1.hap1, whole genome shotgun sequence encodes:
- the LOC130489177 gene encoding protocadherin beta-16-like, with protein MELHDNNRQVSYFFLYLCMCGAICETFHYSVLEEKKSGSLVGNVLKDLKVDVKELSARRARLVSEGTKQYFQLDPQSGDVLLKDRIDREALCGQKDPCILFSEIVLENPLQVHRIEVEIEDMNDNFPQFSKKEFLFEIPEHMPTNTRFPLEKAKDADRGENAVQNYTLSPNDHFRLEVQSHSDGTKSAQLVLEKQLDREEETRFFLTLLAVDGGSPKRTSTAKIIIDVLDSNDNVPHFDKTLYKVKIMENSQPGSLVAKVEAYDQDLGSNAEITYSFSQVPEDVQRLFKLNKFNGELTIADEIDYEISRVYDVNIKATDAGGLTDYCKVIVEVEDRNDNAPEVTLTSLTSPLPEDSSPDTVVALFRVTDRDTGDNGRTSCTTEAYLPFVLKASVNNYYQLVTQQLLDRECIPEYNITITATDRGSPRLTSTRIINVQISDVNDNAPEFEKSTYKMQLRENNIPGLLIGLVQAKDPDTEQNAKVTYLLLPGKVNDQPVSSYVSINSETGNLYALRSLDYEQIKDFQVTVRAVDSGSPPLSSQVMVQVVIVDENDNAPFILYPLQNGTSPSNDLVPRGAEAGYLVTKVVAVDRDSGQNSWLSYELLKATEPGLFSVGAQNGEVKTMRSINKRDTFKQKLIIGVSDNGHPPQSTSATLSILLVDGFSDPYMKIVDIPKEEVVEEEDRTLTMYLVICLAVISFIFLVSVLVFIAIKIQKRRKFIESSALNFPVGPNFPENCGNADAGSLSRAYNYEVCLAGGSLNSEFRFLRPFFPVFSVEPAQSQEVQRISSGSQDLSSHPAESQLVYQVTA; from the coding sequence ATGGAATTACATGACAACAACAGGcaagtctcttattttttcctGTATCTCTGCATGTGTGGGGCAATATGTGAGACCTTCCACTATTCAGTGCTTGAGGAAAAGAAAAGTGGGTCTCTGGTGGGAAATGTGCTAAAGGATTTGAAAGTGGATGTAAAGGAGCTCTCTGCTCGCAGGGCCAGGCTGGTTTCTGAAGGCACCAAGCAGTATTTCCAGCTGGATCCTCAATCTGGGGATGTGCTATTGAAGGATAGAATAGACCGAGAAGCTCTGTGTGGTCAGAAGGACCCTTGCATCTTATTCTCAGAGATTGTGCTAGAAAACCCATTGCAAGTGCACAGAATTGAGGTTGAAATAGAGGACATGAATGACAATTTCCCACAATTCTCTAAAAAGGAATTCCTTTTTGAAATACCTGAGCACATGCCAACAAATACCCGATTCCCATTAGAGAAAGCCAAAGATGCAGACAGAGGAGAAAATGCTGTGCAGAATTACACGCTTAGTCCTAATGACCATTTTAGGTTGGAAGTGCAAAGTCACAGTGATGGAACCAAATCTGCACAATTGGTGTTGGAGAAACAATTAGACCGGGAAGAGGAAACACGTTTTTTCCTGACTCTGTTGGCTGTTGATGGAGGGAGTCCAAAGAGAACAAGCACTGCAAAAATTATCATTGATGTTTTGGATTCAAATGATAATGTTCCTCATTTTGATAAAACTCTGTACAAAGTGAAAATAATGGAAAACAGCCAACCAGGCTCACTTGTTGCCAAAGTGGAAGCATATGACCAGGATCTTGGTTCTAATGCAGAGATCACTTACTCCTTCAGCCAGGTGCCAGAAGATGTACAAAGATTATTCAAATTAAATAAATTTAATGGAGAACTTACTATAGCTGATGAAATTGATTATGAAATAAGTAGAGTTTATGATGTGAATATCAAAGCCACGGATGCAGGGGGACTCACTGATTACTGCAAAGTCATTGTGGAGGTTGAGGACAGGAATGACAATGCCCCAGAGGTGACCCTCACATCCCTTACCAGCCCCTTACCAGAAGATTCTTCCCCAGATACTGTAGTGGCGCTTTTCCGTGTTACAGACCGAGACACTGGAGACAACGGCAGAACTTCCTGTACCACTGAGGCATATTTACCATTCGTGTTAAAAGCATCTGTGAACAATTATTACCAGCTGGTGACCCAACAGCTTCTAGACCGAGAATGCATCCCAGAGTACAACATCACCATCACAGCCACAGACCGGGGCTCTCCTAGGCTCACTTCAACAAGAATAATTAACGTTCAGATCTCCGATGTCAATGACAATGCTCCAGAATTTGAgaagtcaacatataaaatgcAGTTACGGGAAAACAATATTCCAGGTCTGCTGATAGGTTTGGTTCAAGCCAAGGACCCGGACACAGAGCAGAATGCCAAAGTGACCTATTTACTTTTGCCTGGGAAAGTCAACGATCAACCTGTGTCCTCTTACGTCTCCATCAACTCTGAAACTGGGAATCTGTATGCCCTCCGATCTCTGGACTATGAGCAGATAAAAGATTTTCAGGTGACTGTAAGGGCTGTGGACAGCGGTTCTCCTCCCCTGAGCTCCCAAGTTATGGTCCAAGTTGTCATTGTGGATGAAAATGATAATGCCCCGTTCATCCTGTACCCTCTTCAGAACGGCACTTCCCCGTCCAATGACCTGGTTCCTAGGGGGGCCGAGGCTGGCTACCTGGTCACCAAGGTGGTGGCCGTGGACAGAGATTCCGGTCAGAACTCTTGGCTTTCCTATGAGCTCCTGAAAGCCACAGAACCAGGTCTGTTCAGTGTCGGGGCCCAGAATGGAGAAGTGAAAACCATGAGATCCATTAATAAACGAGACACGTTCAAACAGAAACTTATCATTGGAGTGAGTGACAATGGGCATCCTCCCCAGTCCACCTCTGCAACACTAAGCATTCTGCTAGTGGATGGCTTCTCTGACCCTTATATGAAAATAGTAGATATCCCAAAGGAGgaagtggtggaggaggaagaccgTACCCTGACTATGTATCTGGTCATATGCTTGGCTGTTATCTCCTTCATTTttcttgtttctgtgttggtgttTATTGCCATCAAGATTCAGAAAAGGAGGAAGTTCATAGAGAGCTCAGCCCTGAATTTCCCAGTGGGACCAAACTTCCCAGAGAACTGTGGAAATGCTGATGCTGGATCCCTTTCCCGGGCTTACAACTATGAGGTGTGTTTAGCTGGTGGGTCCCTGAACAGTGAGTTCAGGTTTCTCAGGCCCTTCTTTCCTGTCTTCTCTGTGGAGCCTGCTCAGTCCCAGGAGGTTCAAAGGATTTCATCTGGTTCCCAAGATCTTTCCAGTCATCCAGCAGAAAGTCAACTTGTATATCAGGTGACAGCATAA
- the LOC130489179 gene encoding protocadherin beta-16-like — MEMHPNKRQGWSFFLYLCMCGAVCESFLYIMPEEKKPSSLVANVLKDLKVDVKELTARGGRLVSKSTKQYFQLDPHSGNVLLKDRIDREALCGQKDPCVLLSEIVLENPLQVHRMEVEIQDVNDNSPQFSKKEFLLEIPEQTPLNTRFPLERAKDADRGENTVQNYILSSDDHFRLDVQSHGDGSKYAELVLEKELDREENAQSFLILSAIDGGTPKRTGTAKIIIHVLDNNDNVPQFHQSLYKVKVMENSQPSTLVAKVEATDRDFGSNADIMYSFGEVPENVLRFFKLNKQTGELIVAGTIDYEEDKNYAMDIKATDGGGLSAHCKVIVEVEDRNDNAPEVTVTSITSPFPEDSPQDTVAAVFSVTDQDSGDNGRTSCSIEANLPFMLKASENNYYQLVTQQPLDRERVSEYNITITATDKGSPRLTSTRIINIQISDVNDNSPIFEKSSYEMQLQENNIPGLLIGLVHAKDLDMEQNAKLTYSLLPGKVSDQPVSSYVSINSETGNLYAIRSLDYEQVKDFQVTVRAVDSGSPPLSSEVMVRLVVMDENDNAPFILYPLQNGTSPSNDLVPRGAEAGYLVTKVVAVDRDSGQNSWLSYELLKATEPGLFSVGAQNGEVKTMRPINKRDSFKQKLIIGVRDNGHPSQSTSATLSILLVDGFSDPYMKIVDTPKEEVVEEEDRNLTMYLVICLAAISFVFLISVVVFIAIKIQKRRKFIESSALNFPLGPNFPENCGDADDGSLSRAYNYEVCLAGGSLNSEFKFLRPVFPVFSLGPVQNQGDSRTSSHHTEDQIRCQVRRIDLT; from the coding sequence ATGGAAATGCATCCCAACAAAAGACAAGGTTGGTCTTTTTTCCTGTATCTCTGCATGTGTGGGGCAGTATGCGAATCCTTCCTGTATATAATGCCAGAGGAAAAGAAGCCTTCGTCTCTGGTGGCAAACGTGCTAAAGGATTTGAAAGTGGATGTAAAGGAGCTGACTGCTCGTGGGGGGCGGCTGGTTTCTAAAAGCACCAAGCAATATTTCCAGCTGGATCCTCACTCTGGGAATGTATTATTGAAGGACAGAATAGACCGAGAGGCCTTGTGTGGTCAGAAGGACCCTTGTGTCTTACTCTCAGAGATTGTGCTGGAAAACCCATTGCAAGTGCACAGAATGGAGGTTGAAATACAGGATGTGAATGACAATTCCCCCCAATTCTCTAAAAAGGAATTCCTTCTGGAAATACCCGAACAGactcctctgaataccagattcCCATTGGAGAGGGCTAAAGATGCAGATAGAGGAGAAAATACTGTTCAGAACTATATACTTAGTTCAGATGACCATTTTAGACTGGACGTGCAAAGTCACGGTGATGGGAGCAAATATGCAGAATTAGTACTGGAGAAAGAGTTGGACCGTGAAGAGAATGCACAATCTTTCTTGATTCTGTCAGCTATTGACGGAGGGACCCCAAAGAGAACAGGCACAGCAAAGATTATAATTCATGTTCTGGACAACAATGATAACGTCCCTCAGTTTCATCAATCTCTGTACAAAGTGAAAGTAATGGAAAACAGCCAGCCAAGTACACTTGTAGCTAAAGTTGAAGCAACCGACAGGGATTTTGGTTCCAATGCGGACATCATGTATTCCTTTGGCGAGGTACCAGAAAATGTGCTCAGGTTTTTCAAGTTAAACAAACAGACTGGGGAACTTATTGTTGCAGGAACCATTGATTATGAAGAAGATAAAAATTATGCCATGGACATAAAAGCCACAGATGGAGGGGGGCTCTCTGCTCACTGCAAAGTCATTGTAGAGGTTGAGGACAGGAATGACAATGCCCCAGAGGTGACAGTAACATCCATCACCAGCCCCTTTCCGGAAGATTCCCCCCAAGATACTGTCGCGGCCGTCTTCAGTGTTACTGATCAAGACTCTGGAGATAATGGCAGAACTTCCTGCTCCATTGAGGCAAACCTGCCCTTCATGTTAAAGGCCTCAGAGAATAACTATTACCAGCTGGTGACCCAGCAACCCCTGGACCGAGAAAGAGTCTCAGAGTACAACATCACCATCACAGCTACCGACAAAGGCTCTCCCAGGCTTACTTCAACAAGAATAATTAACATCCAGATCTCAGATGTCAATGACAACTCTCCAATATTTGAAAAGTCGTCATATGAAATGCAGTTACAGGAAAATAATATTCCAGGTCTGCTGATAGGTTTGGTCCATGCCAAGGACCTGGACATGGAGCAGAATGCCAAACTGACTTACTCTCTTTTGCCTGGGAAGGTCAGTGATCAACCTGTGTCCTCTTACGTCTCCATCAACTCTGAGACTGGGAATCTGTATGCCATCCGATCTCTGGACTATGAGCAGGTAAAAGATTTCCAGGTGACCGTGAGGGCTGTTGACAGCGGTTCTCCTCCCCTGAGCTCTGAAGTTATGGTCCGACTTGTTGTCATGGATGAAAATGATAATGCCCCGTTCATCCTATATCCTCTTCAGAATGGCACTTCCCCATCCAATGACCTGGTTCCGAGGGGGGCTGAGGCTGGCTACCTGGTCAccaaggtggtggcagtggaCAGAGATTCCGGTCAGAACTCTTGGCTTTCCTATGAGCTCCTGAAGGCCACAGAACCAGGTCTGTTTAGTGTGGGGGCCCAGAACGGAGAAGTGAAAACCATGAGACCCATTAATAAAAGAGACAGCTTCAAACAGAAACTTATAATCGGAGTCAGAGACAACGGTCACCCTTCCCAGTCCACCTCTGCAACGCTGAGCATTCTGCTAGTGGATGGCTTCTCTGACCCTTATATGAAAATTGTGGATACTCCGAAGGAGgaagtggtggaggaggaagaccgTAACCTGACTATGTATCTGGTCATATGTTTGGCTGCCATCTCATTCGTATTTCTCATTTCTGTCGTGGTGTTTATTGCCATCAAGAttcagaaaagaagaaagttCATAGAAAGCTCTGCCCTGAATTTCCCACTGGGACCGAATTTCCCAGAGAACTGTGGAGATGCTGATGATGGATCTCTTTCCCGGGCATACAACTATGAGGTGTGCTTAGCTGGTGGTTCTCTGAACAGCGAGTTCAAGTTTCTTAGGCCTGTCTTTCCGGTGTTTTCTCTGGGGCCTGTTCAAAATCAGGGGGACTCAAGGACTTCCAGTCATCATACAGAAGATCAAATCAGGTGTCAGGTGAGAAGAATCGATTTAACATAA
- the LOC130489178 gene encoding protocadherin beta-16-like, producing the protein MDYSFRIRKGLYLLFFLSLSGVLCVSIHYSLPEEKKSGSVVANVLKDLKLGPGELSAHRAQLVSKSSKQYFQLDTHSGNLFVNDKIDREALCGKMDSCLLLSEIVLQNPIKIYNIEIQIKDVNDNSPKFSKKEFELAVPENVPTNTRFPLESAQDMDLGENSIQNYTLSPNGNFGLDVQSTEFGSKYVDLVLETPLDREKETQLGLTLTAVDGGVPQRTGTVLIKVNVLDINDNFPQFTQSEYKVKLKENSPHGTVVSKVEARDLDFGSNAQITYSFHRVPENIEHLFYLHDSTGEITVLGPIDYEKETSYHINIKATDGGGLSGHCKVLVEIEDENDNAPEISVISITSPLAEDSPLDTVVVLFSVIDRDSGDNGRTSCSVEMHLPFLLKTTVNNYNQLVIQSPLDREKVPEYNITITATDRGSPRLTTKRTITVLISDINDNSPGFEKAKYEMQLWENNIPGLLIGSVHAVDLDVEQNAQVTYSLVPGNASGAPVASYVSINSENGNLYVLHSLDYEQIKEFQVTVKASDGGSPPLSSEVVVRVVILDENDNAPFFLYPLQNSTSPCNDLVPKSVEAGYLVAKVVAVDGDSGQNSWLSYELLKATDPGLFSIGAQNGEVKTRRALLERDANKQRLIILVRDNGHPPQTSTATLNILPVDGFSDPYLNIASVSQEGREEDGSLTMYLVVCLAAVSIVFLICIILFVVIKMQKKESSFITQFPPPLPEIPETSVDSQSGSLSRTYHYDVCLTGGSLSSEFRFLRPLIPVFSMGDPNISQNLRISSVSQDTPDQMEVQDHRELVSK; encoded by the coding sequence ATGGATTATAGCTTCAGGATCAGAAAAGGTCTGTATCTTTTGTTCTTCCTCTCTTTGTCTGGAGTATTGTGTGTCTCCATTCACTATTCTTtgcctgaagagaagaaaagtGGGTCTGTGGTGGCTAATGTACTGAAAGATTTGAAACTGGGACCAGGGGAGCTCTCTGCTCACAGAGCCCAGCTGGTTTCCAAAAGCAGTAAGCAATATTTCCAGCTGGATACCCATTCTGGGAATCTGTTTGTAAATGACAAAATAGACAGAGAAGCTTTGTGTGGCAAGATGGATTCTTGCTTACTGTTGTCTGAGATTGTGCTCCAAAACCCCATAAAGATCTACAATATTGAGATTCAGATAAAAGATGTGAATGACAATTCTCCCAAATTCTCTAAAAAGGAATTTGAACTAGCAGTTCCTGAGAATGTCCCTACAAATACCAGATTTCCTTTGGAATCTGCCCAAGACATGGACTTGGGTGAAAACAGTATCCAGAACTACACACTGAGTCCCAATGGGAATTTCGGATTGGATGTACAAAGTACTGAGTTTGGGAGCAAATATGTGGATCTTGTTCTCGAAACACCATTAGACAGGGAGAAGGAGACTCAATTAGGGCTAACTCTCACAGCTGTTGATGGAGGGGTGCCACAGAGAACAGGGACAGTTCTAATAAAGGTCAATGTTCTGGACATCAATGACAACTTCCCTCAGTTTACACAATCTGAATATAAAGTGAAGCTAAAAGAAAACAGTCCTCATGGTACTGTGGTTTCTAAAGTGGAAGCCAGAGATTTGGATTTTGGGTCAAATGCGCAGATCACTTACTCATTCCATCGGGTACCGGAGAATATAGAACATTTGTTCTACTTGCATGACAGCACTGGAGAAATCACTGTTTTGGGTCCAATAGACTATGAAAAAGAAACCAGCTATCACATCAACATCAAAGCAACAGATGGAGGGGGTCTTTCAGGCCACTGCAAGGTCCTGGTGGAAATTGAGGATGAGAACGACAATGCACCTGAGATATCGGTCATATCCATCACTAGCCCTTTAGCAGAAGACTCTCCCCTAGATACAGTGGTTGTGCTCTTCAGTGTCATAGACCGAGactctggagacaatggcaggaCCTCCTGCTCTGTGGAGATGCACTTGCCCTTTCTGTTAAAAACCACTGTGAATAATTATAATCAACTGGTGATTCAAAGTCCACTGGATAGAGAGAAAGTCCCTGAGTATAACATCACCATCACAGCTACTGATCGGGGCTCTCCCAGGCTCACTACAAAAAGAACAATTACAGTTTTAATCTCAGACATCAATGACAACTCTCCAGGGTTTGAGAAGGCAAAGTATGAAATGCAGTTGTGGGAAAACAATATTCCAGGCCTGCTGATAGGCTCAGTCCATGCTGTTGATTTGGACGTGGAGCAAAATGCCCAGGTGACCTATTCTCTTGTGCCTGGAAATGCCAGCGGTGCTCCTGTGGCCTCTTACGTGTCCATCAACTCTGAGAATGGGAATCTTTACGTCCTGCACTCTCTGGATTATGAGCAGATCAAGGAATTCCAAGTGACAGTGAAGGCTTCAGATGGGGGTTCTCCTCCACTGAGCTCAGAGGTTGTTGTTCGCGTTGTTATCCTGGATGAAAATGATAACGCTCCCTTCTTCCTCTACCCCCTTCAGAACAGCACCTCCCCCTGCAACGACCTGGTTCCCAAGTCCGTGGAGGCTGGTTACCTGGTGGCCAAGGTGGTGGCTGTGGATGGGGATTCGGGTCAGAACTCTTGGTTGTCCTATGAATTGCTGAAGGCCACCGACCCCGGCCTTTTCAGCATAGGAGCTCAGAATGGAGAAGTCAAAACCAGGAGGGCACTGTTGGAGCGAGATGCAAACAAGCAGAGACTGATTATCCTGGTCAGAGACAATGGCCACCCTCCCCAGACCAGCACTGCTACACTTAATATACTTCCAGTGGATGGCTTTTCAGATCCTTATTTGAATATTGCAAGTGTCAGtcaggaaggaagagaagaagacggCTCCTTGACTATGTACCTTGTGGTCTGCTTGGCTGCAGTGTCCATTGTGTTCCTCATTTGCATCATTTTGTTTGTTGTCATCAAAATGCAGAAGAAGGAGTCTAGTTTTATCACTCAGTTCCCACCTCCCTTACCTGAGATCCCAGAAACTAGTGTCGATTCTCAGAGTGGGTCACTTTCTCGGACTTACCACTATGATGTTTGCTTAACCGGTGGATCCTTAAGCAGCGAGTTCAGATTCCTTAGGCCTCTCATTCCTGTGTTTTCTATGGGGGACCCAAACATCTCTCAGAATCTCAGGATTTCTTCTGTTTCACAAGACACTCCTGACCAGATGGAGGTCCAAGATCATAGAGAGCTGGTAAGTAAATAG
- the LOC130489117 gene encoding protocadherin beta-16-like isoform X9, which yields MQNSHLNRQVWAFSLYFCLGIVVCESFHYSVPEEKKSGSLVANVLKDLKLDVKELVNRRARLVSEGTKQYFQLDPQSGNVLLKDSIDREVLCGQKDPCVLLSEIVLENPLQVHRMEVEIEDVNDNSPQFFKKEFIFEIPEQTPLSTRFPLEKAQDWDKGENAVQNYTLSPNDHFRLGDGSKNVELVLEKQLDHEENARLILILSAVDGGTPKRTGTTNIIIDVLDNNDNVPQFGHSVYKVKLMENPQQNTLVTKVKATDRDLGSNGCITYSFSQVPEHVSKAFNLNKHTGELTVAGTIDYEKEISYEINVKATDGGGLSDYCKVIVEVEDRNDNAPDVTLTSLTSPLPEDSPLDTVVALLRVTDRDSGDNGRTSCTTEATLPFVLKVSVNNYYQLVTQQFLDREKASEYNITITATDRGSPRLISIRIINVQISDINDNAPAFEKSTYQMQIRENNIPGLLIGLVHADDEDTEQNAKVTYSLLPGKVSDQPVSSYVSINSETGNLYAIRSLDYEQVKDFQVTVRAVDSGSPPLSSEVMVLLVVMDENDNAPFILYPLQNGTSPSNDLVPRGAEAGYLVTKVVAVDRDYGQNSWLSYELLKATEPGLFSVGAQNGEVKTMRPINKRDSFKQKLIIGVRDNGHPSQSTSATLSILLVDGFSDPYMKIVDTPKEEVVEEEDRNLTLYLVICLAVISFIFLVSVLVFIAIKIQKRRKFIESSTLNFPVGSNFQENCGIGGAGTLAQAYNYEVCLAGGSLNSEFRFLRPLFPVFSADPSHLLRDSRISAGSEDLSSHQAESQLISQARGAVSEDSAARSGGPGCAGNQAITANANIGQNDWLSYQ from the coding sequence ATGCAGAACAGCCACCTTAACAGGCAAGTCTGGGCTTTTTCTCTGTATTTCTGCCTTGGTATTGTGGTGTGTGAGTCTTTCCACTATTCAGtgcctgaggaaaagaaaagtggGTCTCTGGTGGCAAATGTGCTAAAGGATTTGAAATTGGATGTGAAGGAGCTGGTCAATCGTAGGGCCAGGCTGGTTTCTGAAGGCACCAAGCAGTATTTCCAGCTGGATCCTCAATCTGGGAATGTGCTATTGAAGGACAGTATAGACCGAGAAGTTTTGTGTGGTCAGAAGGACCCTTGTGTCTTACTCTCAGAGATTGTGCTGGAAAACCCTTTGCAAGTGCACAGAATGGAGGTTGAAATAGAAGATGTGAATGACAATTCCCCCCAATTCTTTAAAaaggaatttatttttgaaatacCTGAGCAGACTCCCCTGAGTACCAGATTCCCTTTGGAGAAAGCTCAAGATTGGGACAAAGGGGAAAATGCTGTTCAGAATTACACACTTAGTCCTAATGACCATTTTAGGTTGGGTGATGGTAGCAAAAATGTAGAATTAGTGCTGGAAAAACAATTGGACCATGAAGAGAATGCACGTCTTATCCTGATTCTGTCTGCTGTTGATGGAGGGACCCCAAAGAGAACAGGCACAACAAACATTATCATTGATGTTCTGGACAACAATGATAATGTGCCACAGTTTGGTCATTCTGTGTACAAAGTGAAACTAATGGAAAACCCCCAGCAAAATACACTTGTAACAAAAGTCAAAGCAACTGACAGGGATCTTGGTTCCAATGGGTGCATCACTTATTCCTTCAGCCAGGTACCAGAACATGTGTCCAAAGCATTCAATCTAAACAAACATACTGGGGAACTTACTGTTGCAGGAACCATTGATTATGAAAAGGAGATAAGTTATGAGATAAACGTCAAAGCCACCGATGGAGGGGGCCTCTCTGATTACTGCAAAGTCATTGTGGAGGTTGAGGACAGAAATGACAATGCCCCAGACGTGACCCTCACATCCCTCACCAGCCCCTTACCAGAAGATTCTCCCCTGGATACTGTTGTGGCCCTCCTCCGTGTCACAGATCGAGACTCTGGAGATAATGGCAGAACTTCCTGCACCACTGAGGCAACCTTACCGTTTGTGTTGAAAGTGTCTGTGAATAATTACTATCAACTGGTGACCCAGCAGTTCTTAGACAGAGAAAAAGCATCAGAGTACAACATCACCATCACAGCGACAGATCGGGGCTCTCCCAGGCTTATTTCAATAAGAATAATTAATGTTCAGATCTCCGACATCAACGACAATGCTCCAGCATTTGAAAAGTCAACATATCAAATGCAAATACGAGAAAATAATATTCCAGGTCTTCTAATTGGATTGGTGCATGCTGATGACGAGGACACAGAGCAGAATGCCAAAGTCACCTATTCTCTTTTACCTGGGAAGGTCAGTGATCAACCTGTGTCCTCTTATGTCTCCATCAACTCTGAAACTGGGAATCTGTATGCCATCCGATCTCTGGACTATGAGCAGGTAAAAGATTTCCAGGTTACCGTGAGGGCTGTTGACAGCGGTTCTCCTCCCCTGAGCTCTGAAGTTATGGTCCTACTTGTTGTCATGGATGAAAATGATAATGCCCCGTTCATCCTATATCCTCTTCAGAATGGCACTTCTCCATCCAATGACTTGGTTCCCAGGGGGGCCGAGGCTGGGTACCTGGTCAccaaggtggtggcagtggaCAGAGATTATGGTCAGAACTCTTGGCTTTCCTATGAGCTCCTGAAGGCCACAGAACCAGGTCTGTTTAGTGTGGGGGCCCAGAATGGAGAAGTGAAAACCATGAGACCCATTAATAAAAGAGACAGCTTCAAACAGAAACTTATCATCGGAGTCAGAGACAACGGTCACCCTTCCCAGTCCACCTCCGCAACGCTAAGCATTCTGCTAGTGGATGGCTTCTCTGACCCTTATATGAAAATTGTGGATACTCCGAAGGAGgaagtggtggaggaggaagaccgTAACCTGACTCTGTATCTGGTCATATGCTTGGCTGTCATCTCCTTCATTTTTCTGGTTTCTGTCTTGGTGTTTATTGCCATCAAGAttcagaaaagaagaaagttCATAGAGAGCTCAACCCTGAATTTCCCAGTGGGATCTAATTTCCAGGAGAACTGTGGAATTGGTGGTGCTGGAACCCTTGCCCAGGCTTACAACTATGAGGTTTGCTTAGCTGGTGGGTCTCTGAACAGCGAGTTCAGGTTTCTCAGGCCCCTCTTTCCTGTGTTTTCTGCGGATCCCTCTCACCTTCTGAGAGATTCAAGGATTTCAGCTGGTTCCGAAGATCTTTCCAGTCATCAAGCAGAAAGTCAACTCATAAGTCAG